Proteins encoded within one genomic window of Blattabacterium cuenoti:
- a CDS encoding 2-isopropylmalate synthase, which translates to MEKKRIHIFDTTLRDGEQVPGCKLNTKEKIKIAKQLEYLGVDVIEAGFPTSSPGDYQSVQEICKSISKPIICALSRAVEKDIKIAGSALKYAKRSRIHTGIGTSDCHIRYKFNSTPEKIIERAIQAVKYAKKFVEDVEFYAEDAGRTNNDFLAKVCEAVIKYGATVINIPDTTGYCLPEEYGIKIKFLKENVKGIHNITLSTHCHNDLGLATANSLSGIINGAQQVECTINGIGERAGNTSLEEIVMIIKQNSHLNLFTNIKTKLISSISHLVSECTGMKVQANKAIVGMNAFSHSSGIHQDGIIKKRETYESINPEDVGIHNHSSIILTARSGRAALDYRYKKLGHFLNKNSLDLVYSIFLRYADKKKEISDQELKIILEEANNKGNNNKNRLQHIRRRINVV; encoded by the coding sequence ATGGAAAAGAAAAGAATTCATATTTTTGATACAACGTTGCGTGATGGAGAACAAGTTCCAGGATGTAAACTAAATACTAAAGAAAAAATAAAAATAGCGAAACAACTAGAATATTTGGGAGTAGATGTCATTGAAGCAGGGTTTCCAACTTCGAGTCCAGGAGATTATCAATCTGTTCAAGAAATTTGTAAATCTATTTCAAAACCTATTATTTGTGCTTTATCTAGAGCTGTAGAAAAAGATATAAAAATAGCAGGAAGTGCTTTAAAATATGCAAAAAGATCTAGAATTCACACTGGAATAGGAACTTCTGATTGCCATATTCGTTATAAATTTAATAGTACTCCAGAAAAAATTATAGAAAGAGCTATACAAGCTGTAAAATATGCAAAAAAATTTGTAGAAGATGTAGAATTTTATGCAGAAGATGCAGGACGTACAAATAACGATTTTTTAGCAAAAGTTTGTGAAGCTGTAATTAAATATGGAGCAACAGTTATTAATATTCCTGATACTACAGGTTATTGTTTACCAGAAGAATATGGTATAAAAATTAAATTTCTTAAGGAAAATGTTAAGGGAATCCATAATATTACATTATCGACTCATTGTCACAATGATTTGGGATTGGCTACTGCAAATTCTTTATCTGGAATAATAAATGGAGCACAACAAGTAGAATGTACTATTAATGGAATTGGGGAAAGAGCTGGAAATACTTCATTAGAAGAAATCGTTATGATCATTAAACAAAATTCTCATTTGAATTTATTTACAAATATAAAAACAAAACTTATTTCTTCAATAAGTCATTTAGTTTCTGAATGTACAGGAATGAAAGTACAGGCAAATAAAGCGATTGTAGGAATGAATGCTTTTTCTCATTCATCAGGAATTCATCAAGATGGAATAATAAAGAAAAGAGAAACTTATGAAAGCATTAATCCAGAAGATGTTGGAATTCATAACCATTCTTCAATTATTTTAACAGCTAGAAGTGGAAGGGCAGCTTTGGATTATCGTTATAAAAAATTGGGACATTTTTTAAATAAAAATTCTTTAGATTTAGTTTATTCTATTTTTTTAAGATATGCTGATAAAAAAAAGGAGATATCTGATCAAGAATTAAAAATTATTTTAGAAGAAGCCAATAATAAAGGAAACAATAATAAAAATAGATTACAACACATTAGAAGAAGAATAAATGTTGTTTAA